Sequence from the Paenibacillus riograndensis SBR5 genome:
CCTGCCGGCGGCAAACTCGCAAACCGCCCGCAGCACATTTTCCAATCCATCCGGGGTATGGGCATAGTCTACGATTACTGCAAAATCCTGGCCTTCGTTAACAGACTCCACACGTCCGGCCACTCCGGCTACAGATTCAAGGCTGGCCTTAATCTCTTCAAGCGGCACATCCTCCAGCAGAGCGGCGGTAATTGCCGCCAGCGCATTATACACATTGAATTTGCCGACCATCCGCAGTGAAATGTCAGCCTCTCCCTTAAACGTATCCACATGGAAAAAAGTTCCTTTGGACGTGATGGAAATTTGCGAAGCCCGGACATTCGCAGGACTGTCGATGCCGTATGTAATGACCTCTGCGGCAGTTTGTGCGGCAAAATAGGCGCTTGCCTCGTCATCCGCGTTCAGCACGGCATATTTGCGCTCCTCTTTCCAGGGCGAAATTACGTTTCCGAGCCGGGAAAAAAACAGCCCTTTGACCGCGCGGTACTCCTCCATCGTATGATGATAATCCAGATGATCCTGGGTCAAATTGGTAAATATAGCAGTCCGGTAATCTGTCCCCTTCACCCGCCCCTGCTGGAGCGCATGGGAAGAAACTTCCATAACACAGCACTGTACACCCTTTTGCACCATATCGCTAAGTGTGCGCTGCAGCTCAAGTGATTCCTGTGTGGTCCCTGATGCGGGAAAGGTCTGCCCGTCATAGCGCATCTGTATCGTTCCAATCAGACCGGTCTTGATGTTCTGATCCTGCATAATACGCTCAATCAGATAGGTAGTTGTCGTTTTGCCGTTCGTGCCGGTCACGCCGATCATTCTCATCCGGCTGCTCGGTGAGCCGAAAAAAGCATTCGACAATACAGCCATCGCAAACCGGCAGTCATCCACCACAATCTGCGGCAGATCAAGATCAAGCTTGCGCTCACAGACAAGGGCAGAAGCGCCGTTTGCGGCAGCCTGCGGGGCAAAATCATGCCCATCCACCGTAAAACCCGGCAGGCAAATGAACAAATCACCGGGCTTGACCCGGCGTGAATCCGCCTGAAGGCCCGTAATTTCCGTTTCTTTATCCCCGTATAGACGCGATGCTGCAAGACAAGAAGCAAATTCATTTACTTTCATAGCCATCCCTCACTCTTCAAAGAAGATATCCAACATTATTTCCCATTCTCGGCACCCATATAAATCCGGATGGTCGAACCGCGTTCGACTCTGGCACCCGCTTTTGGCGCCTGGTTGATTACTGTATTGCCTGTTCCGGATCGTGCCAGTGTAAAGTTCATATTCAGATCCTCGTAAATGTCCTGGACTGTGGCCCCTGTAAGATCGGGAACTGTCACAATGGGAGTTTCACCGTATTTATAGGTTTTGGGGAGCTGGTCTTTACGTTCCGGGACCTTCAGGTAATGCAGGGAGTCCTCCAGGATATTTTGGACGATTGGAGCTGCCACAACGCCACCGAACTGAATGCCCTTCGGATTATCCACTGCAGTATACACTACGATCTGCGGATCATCCGCCGGTGCAAAGCCGATAAACGATACAATATGTTCGGTAGGAGAATACCGGCCGTTAATTACTTTTTGTGCCGTCCCTGTCTTGCCTCCCACACGGTAGCCGTCAATAAAAGCCGGCCGGCCTGTGCCTTTGGCAACCACGCTCTCAAGGGCAGCACGCACCTTCTTCGAGGTTTCCTCCGAGATGACCTGGCGCACCATCTCCGGCTTCACCTCCGATACAGTCTCTCCGGTATCCGGATGGATCCAGGCCTTGGCGACATGCGGCGTGTAGAGCTTCCCCCCGTTAATGGCCGCCGAAACCGCAGCTATCTGCTGAATCGGCGTAACAGATACCCCTTGCCCAAATGCAGTAGTCGCCAGCTCAACCGGTCCCACCTGTGCAGGCTTGAACAGGATTCCCTTTGCCTCCCCGTTCAGATCAATGCCGGTCTTGGCGCCAAAGCCGAAATCACGGATATATTTGAACAAGCTATCTTTGCCCAGCCGCTGTCCCAGCGCCACAAAACCCGGATTGCAGGAGTTCTCCACCACTTGCAGGAAGGTCTGGCTGCCATGCCCGCCTTTTTTCCAGCAGCGCAGCTTGGCTCCGCCAACCTCAATATAGCCGGGATCAAAAAAGTGATCATTCTGCAAATCCACCTTGCCCTCCTGGAGCGCGGCGGCCAAAGTAATAATCTTGAAGGTGGACCCCGGTTCGTAAGTCATCCAGATCGGCAGGTTGCGGTTATAGACCCCGGCGTCATAATCCTTGTAAGCCCCAGGTTCATACCCCGGTCTGCTGGCCATCGCCAGAATCTCGCCATTCTTAGGGTTCATCGCAATCGCCCAGCTGCCCTGAGCCTGATATTTCACCATCGCCTGATCCAGCTCGCGTTCCATAATGGACTGAATCTGCTTGTCTATCGTCAGCTGCAGATTAAGGCCGTCCTGGGGAGCTGAATACTTTTCCGAAGAACCCGGCATCAGCCTGCCCCCGGCATCAGACAGATACGAGATATCGCCGGCGCTGCCTTGCAGCAGCTTGTCATATATGCTCTCTACCCCGGTAATGCCCTGATTGTCGATACCGGTAAAGCCAAGAATATGGGCCGCCAGATCGCCGTAGGGATAAAACCGCTTGTTATCCTCAGCCACAACGATGCCCGGCAGCTGCAAATCACGGATGCTCGCGGCCAGCTCCATCGTAATTTTGCGGCCCCCGGGCTGTAGCTTCACCGATGACTGACTTTTGGACAGCAAAGTTATCAGCTTCATCTCGCTCATGCCGAGCAATGGAGCCAGAGTCTGTGCTGTCTTTTCCTTTTCCTTCACTTGTACGGGAACTGCATAAACCGTCGGGGAGCTGATATTATAAGCGAGCGCAGTCCCTTCCCGGTCCAATATTTCACCGCGTTTGGCGGTAAAGGGAATATTGCGGCGCCACTGGCTTTCCGCCTTGGCACTCAGTTTTTCGCCTTCCGACAGCTGCACATAGGCCAGCCGCACGGCCAGAGAGCCGAACAACACGGCCAGTCCCAGCAGCGTCCACAGCATTCTCCGGCGAGTGACGACTTTTGAAACCTTCATTCCGTTCCCCCTCTTTCGCTGCTCTAGACATGAGCTCTTATCTTCATGACTATTCAGGACAAACAGGGGTTAGAACAAGCCTATGCCGCAGGCTCTATTCTTCCGGCTTTTCTTCCTCCACAGCAGGAACAGGAATGTTCTCGCCGTATTCATTTACAGGATTGAGCTTGAGTGTAACCAGGGTCTTGCCATTCTTGAGTCCTTGGGCTTGCTCAGACACATAACCTTCGCCCTCTACGGCAATCCCCACTTTGAGCAGACTGAGAACTTCCAGGGCGTCCCGCAGCGACTGCCCTTTCAAATCCGGGATCACGGGCTTATCCCCCTGCTGGCTCAGCAGATAAATGCGCTGTCCTGATGCCAGTGGCGTCCCCTTTTCAGGATATTGACTGACAACGGTTGTACCCTCGCCCACCGCTTCAAAATCAAAGCCCTGATCAATCAGCAGTTGTCTGGCCGCCTGCATCGTTTTGCCGGTCAGATCCGGTGCGGAGCGTTGGGCGGGAGCGGGAGCCTTAACCGTTTTGGAAGTGCTGTCCGCAGTCTCCGTACTCGCCTTGGGCACTCCCATATAAGGCAGCGCCTGGGACACGATTTCCTGGAATACCGGAGCAGCAACCGCACCCCCGCCATTACCGCCATCCTCGCCCTTCGGCTCGTCAATAATAACGATCACCGCAATCTTCGGATCATTTACCGGCGCATAGCCGATGAAGGAAGACAGCACCTTGTTCCGGTCATAATCCGTACCTCTGACCTTAATCGCTGTACCGGTCTTACCCGCTACACGATAGCCTTCAATGTAGGCATGGCGGCCGGTTCCTTTGACTTGGTCTGCAACCACCTGTTCCAGGTAGCTCCCTGTTTCCCGGGCGCTTTCCTTCGAAATGACCTGGCGCACCACTTCAGGCTGGGTAACAGTTTTCTTCCCGGTATTAGGGTCAGTAATCTCCTTGACAACATGCGGAACCATCAGCTTGCCGCCGTTGGCGATGGCTGCCACAGCCGTCAGCTGCTGAATCGGTGTAACCAACACCTTGCCGTGTCCGTAAGCAAGTGTGGCATTTTCCGCTGCAATGCTAGGATCCGGGTTGACGATACCGATTGTTTCACCCGGCAGGTCGATCCCGGTTTTTTCATTGAAGCCGAAATCATTAATATACTGCAGCAGTCTTTCCTGACCGAGCATCTCATAACCAAGCTTAACGAAGGCTACGTTACTGGAGCGTTTTACCCCTTCAAGAAACGAAATAGTCCCCCAGCCCACTCTGTTGATATCATGGAGTGCTTTACTGTAGCCTTTGATGCGAATTGAACCGGATTGGAACTTGGCATTGGGGTCGAAAAGCTTCTCCTCCACGGCTCCAGCCAGTGTAACAATCTTAAAGGTTGAACCCGGCTCGTATCTGGATTTGATCGCATGGTTATAAAAACCTGCAGCATCCTGATTAGGGTCCCAGAATTTATTCGGGTTAAAGGTAGGCATATTCGCCAAGCCGAGAATTTCCATCGTATTGGGATCGGCGGCAATGACACTAATACTCTTGGGCCTGTATTTGTCGTAGGCCTTTTGCATCGCTGCTTCAATATAGTGTTGAATCGTGCTGTCTATCGTCAGCTTGAAATTGCTCCCGTTCACCACAGGCTGGTAGGTATCCTGGGAGTTGGGGAGCTTGATCCCCTTGCCGTCACTTTGATAGGACAACTTGCCGTCGGTACCTTTGAGCTGCTTGTCAAAATATTTCTCCAGCCCCATGATCGCCTTGCCGTCTCTGTCTGTATAACCAAGGATATGTGCGGCTAGCGTATCTTTGGGATAGTAGCGCTTCTGCTCTGTGACGACACCGACCCCGGTCTCCCGGATATCATGTTTCTTGCCCAATTCCTCATAGAAAGCAACTACCTTATCCTTAAGCTCCTTGTTAATCTTCCAGCCTTCATTGCGGATCTCGCGGTTTTTGAGATATTTGCCGCTCTTCTCATCCTTGGCTTCAACTAATTTCTTAAGCTCGTCCACCGGCTTGCCCAGCAGCGCATGCAGTCCATCGATCACTTCCTGCCCGATCCCCTGTTCTGCAATGACCTCAGGGTTAACGACAACGGTATACGCCGGGACATCACTGGCCAGAACATTGCCATTGCGGTCCTCAATCTCACCGCGTACCGCCTTGATCGTCGCAGAATGGGCCCATTGCGCGGCGGCCTTCTCCTGCCAGTACTCGCCATTCAGCACCTGCACCCAAAACACCCGGGCGACTAAAACAAGAAAAAAGAGGGTAATACACCCTCCTATAAACAGCGTGCGAAGTTTTATTCTTTTTAACATAAACCAACCTCACATACTCAATTATTGCGATTGCCGCCAATCGCTGATTAATGGTCGCCTTTAGTGGCTGTACTATTCAAGGGAACATAGATGGTTGAATCCTCAGACGGCTTGGTGTATCCAAGCTCTGCAGCCCGCTGGGCCACCGACTGTTCAAGCGTCTGTTTCTCCATCTGGAAGGTTGCAATATCCTTTTTGGTTGAAGATATCTGGGCATCCAGCTTCTGCGCCTGCAAATTCAAATCGTAAATATGCACATAACGCCAAATCAGGGTGGCAGCCACCAGTACGAACACGCCCAGTGTCAGCATGTACAGAAGCTTCTCCTGCAGCGGCAGCACCATTCGTCTCGTGACAACTTTCGTCTTCTCGCGGTAAAGCCTGTCTGCCTCTTCTTTTCTTTTGGGTTGAACTGCTAAGTTGCCGCGGGTATAGGCCATCTCTGACTCTCCTTTATCGTTATTTACAATTTCTCTGCAATCCGCAGCTTCGCCGAACGGGCGCGCGGGTTCAGCTCCAGCTCTTCCTCTGAAGGCACAAGCGGCTTGCGGTTAATCAGCTTCAAGGTGCCTTCCGCACCGCATACACAAAACGGAAAATCAGGCGGACACGTGCATCTGCTTAAATAGCTGCTGAAAATCTGCTTGCAGATCCGGTCCTCCAGCGAGTGAAAGGTGATGACCGATACTCTTCCTCCGGGTGCCAGGCAGCGCACCGCTGCATGAAGCCCTTCCTCAAAAGCACCAAGCTCATCGTTCACCGCAATCCGCAGACCTTGAAAGCTCCGTTTGGCAGGATGTCCTCCCGTTCTGCGCGCAGCTGCGGGAATGCCTTCCTTAATCAGCTCCGCCAATTCTCCTGTGCTCTCCACAGGGTGTTCTTCTCTCCGCTCTACAATCTTGCGGGCAATCCGCCGTGAGAACTTCTCTTCTCCATACTGGAAAAGCACACGGGCAATCTCCTGTTCAGGCCAGGTATTCACAATTTCGGCTGCGGTCAGCTGTGCCGACTGATCCATCCGCATGTCCAGCGGAGCATCATGATTATAGCTGAATCCCCGTTCCCCTTCGTCAAACTGGGGCGAGGATACACCAAGATCGTACAGAATGCCATCTACTTGGGGAATACCGTCCTTTTGCGGAACAAAAGGGAGGTCCTTCAGCACTTGCTCCAGATCGCGGAAGTTGGTTTTGACCAAAACCACCTTCTCCCCGTATTCGGCCAGCCGCTCCCTTGCATTCTCCAGCGCCCAGTCATCCTGATCCAGACAGATCAGCCGGCCTTCGCCGCTGAGCCTCCCGGCAATCAGGGAGCTGTGTCCGGCTCCGCCGAGCGTGCAGTCCACGTAAATGCCATCCTTCTTGATGTGCAGCCCTTCTGTCGCTTCTTCCTTAAGCACCGTGATGTGGTGAAACAAGCTGCATCCCTCCAGGGCAGTATTCGAATAATGTATGTGTTATAGATCGAAGTTGAAATCCACCAATTTCTCGGCAATCTCGTTGAATGTTTCCTCTGACTGTTCGAAGTACTGTTCCCATAGCTCCTTGTTCCAGATCTCCACCCGGTTCGAAACGCCCAGAATTACACAGTCCTTGTCCAGCTTGGCATATTGCCGCAAATTCCCCGGCAGATTGACCCTGCCTTGCTTGTCCCATACACATTCGGTCGCTCCCGAGAAAAAAAAGCGGCTGAAGGCACGGGCATCCGATTTCATCAGTGAAAGGCTTTTGAGCTTTTGCTCCATGATTCCCCATTCTTCCATGGGATAAACAAAAAGACAAGTGTCGAGGCCGCGGGTCGCTACGAAGGAGGTTCCGAGCATGTCACGGAACTTGGCCGGGATAATGATACGGCCTTTGTCATCAATGCTATGCTGGTATTCCCCCATAAACATGATTATTCCCCACCCCTAATTACCGATTCCCCACTTTGCCCCACTTTACACCACCTAAGCATAATAGATTCGCCATTAAAAATCAAAAACCTTTTTTCGAAGAAAAGTAATATTTTCCTGTTTGTCAAGTCAGAACAAAAAAAGATGCCCGAACCATTCACATGGCCCGGACACCTTGCTTCAGTTCTATGGGTTAGTCGTTCAGATTCCAGCTGTCGAGATATTCGACCTGTGCCGGAGTCAGGCTGTCAATGGAAATCCCCAGGCTCTCCAGCTTGAAGCGGGCTACCTGTTCGTCGAGATCGTAGGGCACATTCTCAACCTTGACGCCGATAGTCTTGTAATTGTCATTCACATATTTAAGCGAAAGGGCCTGCAGCGCGAAGGTCGTATCCATAATTTCAGCCGGATGACCGTCAGCAGCTCCCAGGTTCACAAGACGGCCTTCAGCGAGCAGATACAGCTTGCGTCCGTCCTTCAGCTGATATTCTTCGATGTTCTTGCGCACGGTACGCTGGGATACCGATCTGTCGGACAGTTCAGGCTTATTCACTTCAACGTCAAAATGGCCGGCGTTGCACATAATCGCGCCATCCTTCATCACATCATAATGCTCTCCGCGGATGACATAACGGTTGCCTGTCACCGTAACGAAGAAATCGCCGCGTTTTGCAGCTTCCAGCATCGGCATTACATGGAAGCCATCCATGTGGGCTTCCACCGCTTTAATCGCATCCACTTCGGTGACGATCACATTGGCGCCAAGACCTTTGGCCCGCATCGCCACACCTTTGCCGCACCAGCCGTAACCAACCACAACGACGGTTTTACCGGCCACAATCAGGTTAGTGGTGCGGACGATGCCGTCCCATGCTGACTGGCCTGTCCCGTAACGGTTGTCGAACAGATACTTGCAGTAGGCATCATTAACGGCTACCATCGGGAATTTCAGGATGCCCTGCTTTTGCAATGCTTTCAGCCGGATAATCCCGGTAGTGGTCTCTTCGGCACCGCCGCGGATGTTCTCCATCAGGTCCGGACGCTCAGAATGCAACAGTGTGGC
This genomic interval carries:
- a CDS encoding UDP-N-acetylmuramoyl-L-alanyl-D-glutamate--2,6-diaminopimelate ligase, whose amino-acid sequence is MKVNEFASCLAASRLYGDKETEITGLQADSRRVKPGDLFICLPGFTVDGHDFAPQAAANGASALVCERKLDLDLPQIVVDDCRFAMAVLSNAFFGSPSSRMRMIGVTGTNGKTTTTYLIERIMQDQNIKTGLIGTIQMRYDGQTFPASGTTQESLELQRTLSDMVQKGVQCCVMEVSSHALQQGRVKGTDYRTAIFTNLTQDHLDYHHTMEEYRAVKGLFFSRLGNVISPWKEERKYAVLNADDEASAYFAAQTAAEVITYGIDSPANVRASQISITSKGTFFHVDTFKGEADISLRMVGKFNVYNALAAITAALLEDVPLEEIKASLESVAGVAGRVESVNEGQDFAVIVDYAHTPDGLENVLRAVCEFAAGRVLTVFGCGGDRDTTKRPLMGKIAAKYSDHVFVTSDNPRTEDPQLILKDIEAGLQEDGVAQDRYDMIVDRREAIRKAIEMASPSDVVLIAGKGHETYQLIGGVVHDFDDRVVAKEVIRGRSY
- a CDS encoding stage V sporulation protein D, which gives rise to MKVSKVVTRRRMLWTLLGLAVLFGSLAVRLAYVQLSEGEKLSAKAESQWRRNIPFTAKRGEILDREGTALAYNISSPTVYAVPVQVKEKEKTAQTLAPLLGMSEMKLITLLSKSQSSVKLQPGGRKITMELAASIRDLQLPGIVVAEDNKRFYPYGDLAAHILGFTGIDNQGITGVESIYDKLLQGSAGDISYLSDAGGRLMPGSSEKYSAPQDGLNLQLTIDKQIQSIMERELDQAMVKYQAQGSWAIAMNPKNGEILAMASRPGYEPGAYKDYDAGVYNRNLPIWMTYEPGSTFKIITLAAALQEGKVDLQNDHFFDPGYIEVGGAKLRCWKKGGHGSQTFLQVVENSCNPGFVALGQRLGKDSLFKYIRDFGFGAKTGIDLNGEAKGILFKPAQVGPVELATTAFGQGVSVTPIQQIAAVSAAINGGKLYTPHVAKAWIHPDTGETVSEVKPEMVRQVISEETSKKVRAALESVVAKGTGRPAFIDGYRVGGKTGTAQKVINGRYSPTEHIVSFIGFAPADDPQIVVYTAVDNPKGIQFGGVVAAPIVQNILEDSLHYLKVPERKDQLPKTYKYGETPIVTVPDLTGATVQDIYEDLNMNFTLARSGTGNTVINQAPKAGARVERGSTIRIYMGAENGK
- a CDS encoding adenosylhomocysteinase, translating into MSSLSKENSIVADMSLAPEGHLKIDWVRQHMPVLNRIREQFEAEQPFKGLKVSITLHLEAKTAYLAKVVQAGGAEVTITGSNPLSTQDDVCAALVEDGITVFAKYNPSPEEFKALNIKALESKPDLIIDDGGDFATLLHSERPDLMENIRGGAEETTTGIIRLKALQKQGILKFPMVAVNDAYCKYLFDNRYGTGQSAWDGIVRTTNLIVAGKTVVVVGYGWCGKGVAMRAKGLGANVIVTEVDAIKAVEAHMDGFHVMPMLEAAKRGDFFVTVTGNRYVIRGEHYDVMKDGAIMCNAGHFDVEVNKPELSDRSVSQRTVRKNIEEYQLKDGRKLYLLAEGRLVNLGAADGHPAEIMDTTFALQALSLKYVNDNYKTIGVKVENVPYDLDEQVARFKLESLGISIDSLTPAQVEYLDSWNLND
- a CDS encoding penicillin-binding transpeptidase domain-containing protein, whose product is MLKRIKLRTLFIGGCITLFFLVLVARVFWVQVLNGEYWQEKAAAQWAHSATIKAVRGEIEDRNGNVLASDVPAYTVVVNPEVIAEQGIGQEVIDGLHALLGKPVDELKKLVEAKDEKSGKYLKNREIRNEGWKINKELKDKVVAFYEELGKKHDIRETGVGVVTEQKRYYPKDTLAAHILGYTDRDGKAIMGLEKYFDKQLKGTDGKLSYQSDGKGIKLPNSQDTYQPVVNGSNFKLTIDSTIQHYIEAAMQKAYDKYRPKSISVIAADPNTMEILGLANMPTFNPNKFWDPNQDAAGFYNHAIKSRYEPGSTFKIVTLAGAVEEKLFDPNAKFQSGSIRIKGYSKALHDINRVGWGTISFLEGVKRSSNVAFVKLGYEMLGQERLLQYINDFGFNEKTGIDLPGETIGIVNPDPSIAAENATLAYGHGKVLVTPIQQLTAVAAIANGGKLMVPHVVKEITDPNTGKKTVTQPEVVRQVISKESARETGSYLEQVVADQVKGTGRHAYIEGYRVAGKTGTAIKVRGTDYDRNKVLSSFIGYAPVNDPKIAVIVIIDEPKGEDGGNGGGAVAAPVFQEIVSQALPYMGVPKASTETADSTSKTVKAPAPAQRSAPDLTGKTMQAARQLLIDQGFDFEAVGEGTTVVSQYPEKGTPLASGQRIYLLSQQGDKPVIPDLKGQSLRDALEVLSLLKVGIAVEGEGYVSEQAQGLKNGKTLVTLKLNPVNEYGENIPVPAVEEEKPEE
- the rsmH gene encoding 16S rRNA (cytosine(1402)-N(4))-methyltransferase RsmH, which translates into the protein MFHHITVLKEEATEGLHIKKDGIYVDCTLGGAGHSSLIAGRLSGEGRLICLDQDDWALENARERLAEYGEKVVLVKTNFRDLEQVLKDLPFVPQKDGIPQVDGILYDLGVSSPQFDEGERGFSYNHDAPLDMRMDQSAQLTAAEIVNTWPEQEIARVLFQYGEEKFSRRIARKIVERREEHPVESTGELAELIKEGIPAAARRTGGHPAKRSFQGLRIAVNDELGAFEEGLHAAVRCLAPGGRVSVITFHSLEDRICKQIFSSYLSRCTCPPDFPFCVCGAEGTLKLINRKPLVPSEEELELNPRARSAKLRIAEKL
- the mraZ gene encoding division/cell wall cluster transcriptional repressor MraZ, yielding MFMGEYQHSIDDKGRIIIPAKFRDMLGTSFVATRGLDTCLFVYPMEEWGIMEQKLKSLSLMKSDARAFSRFFFSGATECVWDKQGRVNLPGNLRQYAKLDKDCVILGVSNRVEIWNKELWEQYFEQSEETFNEIAEKLVDFNFDL